The Mercenaria mercenaria strain notata chromosome 10, MADL_Memer_1, whole genome shotgun sequence genome contains a region encoding:
- the LOC123559733 gene encoding tetraspanin-4-like, protein MGCCSALAKVFLVAVNIFFLVIGLAFFALGLFVRFGSSVINDYVDSAKKSIEDSVSGISTFGTIDLSSFDVTEMLRGVALGLIFTGLFLAIITFLGCCGGCCNVKCMLITYIVICCVLLVGQAVVVGILYGSPDTIHDSAKKPLKDKIQSDYAGLNGTDIISVGWNVVMIKVKCCGVNNYDDFTGAANWIYDYTSLSPPVTLKTPLACCMTLPDSDDFTCASITGATDSNNYQSTGCYDKIWDDTLGNLSIAVGALAGICLMQLLLVMFALVILCSGGKNKDNKVRPDERHERSPQHIDKRKEALRF, encoded by the exons ATGGGTTGTTGTTCGGCTTTGGCAAAGGTTTTCCTTGTTGctgttaatatattttttctg GTGATCGGCCTTGCGTTTTTCGCTCTTGGCCTTTTCGTTAGGTTTGGCTCCAGTGTCATCAACGATTATGTAGATTCTGCAAAAAAATCGATAGAAGATTCAGTTAGTGGTATTTCTACATTTGGCACAATTGACCTGTCAAGTTTTGATGTAACTGAGATGCTACGTGGTGTGGCCCTGGGTCTCATTTTCACAGGCTTGTTTCTGGCTATCATCACGTTCCTCGGGTGCTGTGGAGGATGCTGCAATGTGAAATGCATGCTCATCACG TACATCGTTATATGCTGTGTACTTCTGGTCGGACAGGCAGTTGTTGTTGGAATATTGTATGGATCGCCAGATACG ATTCACGATAGCGCAAAGAAGCCATTAAAAGACAAAATACAGTCAGACTATGCTGGTCTTAACGGCACTGATATCATAAGTGTCGGGTGGAATGTTGTGATGATAAAG gtcaagtgctGTGGTGTTAACAACTACGATGATTTTACTGGAGCAGCAAACTGGATATATGATTACACTTCATTATCTCCACCAGTTACCCTGAAAACTCCGCTGGCATGTTGCATGACCCTGCCAGACTCTGACGACTTTACATGTGCTTCAATAACTGGAGCCACAGACTCCAACAATTATCAAAGCACT gGATGTTATGACAAGATTTGGGACGACACACTTGGGAATTTGTCCATAGCTGTAGGAGCTTTGGCCGGAATTTGTTTGATGCAG ctgTTATTGGTAATGTTTGCCCTCGTTATCCTGTGCTCGGGTGGGAAGAACAAAGACAACAAAGTGAGACCTGATGAAAGACATGAAAGATCGCCTCAACACATTGACAAGAGAAAGGAAGCTCTACGATTTtga